AGCTCGAGGTTGTCGCAACGGTGGGGCACCCGATCGAGCAGCGTTCGTCCGACGATATTGTCCACCAGCGGAATTGCCGGCAATGCGTCGATATCGGCGGCGGTCGGGCCGGCGACCTCGGTGATCACCATCTCGGTCGCCTCGTCCGGGTCGCCGACCGGGACAGCGATGAAGGCCGCGTCGGCAACCGTGAGCGAGCAGGCCAGTTCGGCGATGCGTCGAAATGCCTGCGCCGGATCGGTCCCGGACAGCAATTCGGTCGCGATATCGCGGGTTGCCTCGATCCAGGACTGTCTGGCTCGGGCCTGCTCGTACAGCCGCGCATTGTCGATGGCGATACCGGCTGCGGCGGCGAGCGCCTGGGCCAGCACCTCATCGTCCTCGCTGAACGGGCCACCGGAGTTCTTCTCGGTGAGGTAGAGGTTGCCGAACACCTCGTCGCGGATCCGCACGGGCACCCCGAGGAAGCTGCGCATCGGTGGATGATTCGTCGGGAAACCGACCGATGCCGGATGGTCGGTGATGTTGTCCAACCTGATCGGCGCGGGCTCGTCGATCAACAGCCCGAGCACGCCGCGCCCCTGCGGCAGCCTGCCGATCATGGCACGGGTGTCCTCGTCGATACCCTCGTAGACGAACTCGATCAGATCATGTCCGTCGTCGTCCCGGCCGCGCACACCGAGCGCGCCGTAGCGGGCATCCATCAGTTCGATCGCCGTGTGCACGATCGTGCGCAACGTGACATCGAGGTCCAGTCCGGAGGTGACCGCAAGCATGGCCTCGACCAAGCCGTCCACCCGATTGCCGCTCTCGACAATCTGCTCCACCCGGTCCTGGACCTCACCGAGCAGTTCACGCAGTCGCAGCTGGGACAGTGTCTCGCGCAACGGGATCTCGCCCCGTCGCTCGGCTCGCCGCGCGCGGCCGCCGTCGGCCCCATCCCCGTCGGTCACCGGCCCATTGTGCCATCGCCGAAGCAGCGCGCCTACGCTCCCACATACTTGCTCAGGGCAGCCGCCTGGCGTCGCAGTTGTTCAGCGGCCTCCGGACGGTTGAGCGCGCCGTAGCGGTCCGCTTCGGTGACGTACTCGGCCATCAGATCACTGATCACAGCGCGGACATCGGCGCTCGAGAGATCGCGTCGGGATACCTCACTGGATCCCAGACCTGTTGTGGCACCCGCGATCACGGACTCCGGTCCGGGCGGGATTAGCGCGCCGGTGCGGTCGGGGATGTCGACTGCTTCGGCATTGTCGATGGCCGCCAGGCCCGCGCGCAGCGCCGCCACTGTTTCGGCGGCGCGGGCCTTCATCGCGGTGCTGAGGTCCGCGCGCATGGCATCACGCAGCGCCGTGGCGGCGTGGGTGTCATCCACCATGTTCGACCTCAGCCGTTGCGAGCCAACCCCGCCAGGATCGTTGCGGTCGATTCATCACGGACGCGACGGTACCCGGTCCCTGCCCACAGGTGAACGAGGTCGTCGACGCCGGCTGCCGCCGCGGCCTTGCGCAGGGCACTGGTCAGGTGGTGGATCGCGGGATACCCCAATGGCGCGTCGGCCTCGAAACGATCGATGAAAGCATTGCGCAGCCCACGGGCGGGCCGCCCGGTGAACGCGCGCGTCAGCACGGTGTCCTTGCATACCGGATCGAGCAGTGCGGCCTTGTGGGTGGGCGACGCGGCGCTCTCGTCAGCGCGCAACAGCGCGGTACCCACCGCCGCCGCCACCGCCCCGGCGCCGAGCACCTGCGATACCTCCTCGGCGCTCGCCAGCCCGCCGGCCGCGATCACCGGGATGTCCACCGCGGCGCTCACCTCGGCCACCAGATCGGTGACCGCGATGCCGGCGGGCGGCCGGTCGGGGGTGAAGGTGCCCGAGTGTCCGCCTGCTGCGCCGGCCTGCGCCACCACCAGATCGGCCCCCGCCGCGGCGGCAGCGGTCGCCTCGACCGAATTCGTGACCGTCTGCACCACGATGGTGCCCACCTTCTGCAGTCTGGCGATGACATCGCCACCGGGGAGACCGAAGGTGAAGCTGACCACCGGGACCGGATCGGTCAGCAGCAGGTCGATCTTGGCGCCGAACGCGTCGTCATCCTCGATCGGATCGCGAGGCAACTCGAGCTCGAACCGGTCGGCCACCTGCTGGACCAGGTATGCGTACTGCCGGTACGACACGGCATCGATGGGCACGGGGTTCGGTGCGAAAATGTTGACGCCGAACGGGATCGACGCCTTTCGCACCGCAGCGATCTCCGCGAGCAGCACCTGCGGGGTCTTGTAGCCGGCGGCCAGAAATCCAAGGCCGCCGGCTTCGGCGGCGGCGATCACCATCGCCGCGGTGGTGGCACCCCCGGCCATCGGTGCGGCGACCAGCGGAATGTCGAGCCCGAGTGGGTCACGGGCAGCCTTGGTGCGTGCGGTCATCGTCATTCCTCGGGTGCGGAGTTCTCGGTCTTCGTCTGCAGTCGATTCTGCGTGTCCGCCCCGTCCCGGTATAGGACACGCTGGCTCTCAGCCGCAAGGCCCAACCTCGCACCCTGCGCAACCGGGGCCCGGGCCGCCACCTCAGGCCGGGACCGCCAACTTACCGACAGTGAAGGCCGCGGCCTGATCGGCCATGCCGTTGACGGCGTACTGCTGATGCGGCGCACTGGATCCGGACGGCGGTGAACCCGCGCACACGGTGTCGCCGGGAGCACAGAGCTCAAGCGCCTTGGCGGTGTAGGCGGGCCCGACGTCGATCACCGGGGTTCCGTACTTCACCGCCGACCAACCGGAGGGCATCCCGAACAAGACCACCGCCGCCACATTGTCGATGACGTCATTGGGCAGCGGCGGCGGGCCGGCCACCCCGGCGGGCACCACACCCGAGGTGGACAGTGCCGTCACGACCGCACCCTGCGAGTAGCCACCGAGCACCATCCGGGTGTTCGGGCACACCGAGGTGACACCGCGGACATGATCGGTCTCATCGCGAACGCCATCGACGACATTCTGCGTGAACAGGGCGCCGCCGGTGAAGTTGTTGCTGGCCGGATAGTTGACGGCGTGAACCCCGACCGTCCGCGGAAAGGCCTGGGCACGAAGTGAATCGACGAAACGCTGCCCCACACCGCCGACGCCCGGTGGCTCGGCGGTACCCCTGGCGAAGACCACGCCGATATCGGGACAGGGCTGCGGCTGGGACGCCGCCGTGGGAATCAGGACCGGTAGCGCGGCCAGCGCCAGTCCGCTTGCCGCCACCGTCCGGGCGAGCACTCGCAACCCCCGCAAAGCCCGTGAAGCTTCAGCCAATTCCTACCCCCAGAGACGCTCGTACCCAGACTGTGACAGACCCCCGGCTCGTGTGCCGTCATTTCCGCCGCCACCGCCACCGCCGTAGTCATCGAGAGCCTCCGCCGCTGCGTTACAGCGCCTGGTCAGTCGGTCAGGCCGATGCTGCTCACCGCACTCAGCCCACCCTCATCGTCGGGCTGTTCGAACACCACGCCGGCGTGTCGCTCCGTGATCTCAAGGGTTGCGATCGTGTTCCCGAACAACGGCCCGCTCAGGTTGCGCCAGGACATCGGCAGATCAGGTGCACCGTGCCTGCGCGCCCAGCGGCGGGCGCGTCGAGCAACCCAGGACGACCAGCCCAACCGGAACACCGGCTTGACGTAGAACGGCACGTAGTTGTGCACGGGGGAGCAGACCAGTTGGTGCACTCGGGCTTCATGGTCGTCGGATTCATCAGAATCGTCGGGGACGTCGGGTCTTCCACCGAATCGGGCCCGGGCGGCGTAGGAATGGTGCACATCACCGGACAGCACGCTGACGGTCGCCGGCCCTCGCGGTGCATGGCCCGCCGCCGCCTCGATCAGCTCGCTGAACCGTAGGAAGGATGTCGAGAACGCGGGCCAATGCTCGAAATCCGCGGCCTGCCGGATCTTCTCGGCCATCACGCCACGAATCCCCGACCGGTCGGCGGCGATCTCGTTCACGGTTTGCATATCGCCGATCGCAGGCGGCAGCAACCACGGCAGTGAGGTCGCCAGGATCAGATGGTCCAACGACTCCAGATCGTCGTCCACGTGACGTTGCACCCAGCCGAACTCACGGTCACCCAACATCTTGCGGCTGCCGTCGTCCAAGATGCGCGCGTTGCGTGAATCGACCATCAACAGCCGACTGCGGCCCAGATCCCAGCGGAAGCTGAAGCGCAGGCCTTTCTCACCGTCGACTTCGCGGTCGGCCCGGTCGGCAAGATCGGCAAGCAGCGGCCACCGATCACCGCCGGCCGACAGGATCTGCTGGTAGTCGACGTCCTCGTCCAGCTGTTGGGGACTGAGATTGCCGATGTGCTGATACACCCAGTAGGACGCCAGTCCCGCGCGGATCCGATCGCGCCACCACGGCTTCTTGTTGACCGCCACCCGCCATGCCGCCGAGGTGTTCCAGTCATCACGGATATCGTGGTCGTCGAAGATCATCGCGGTGGGCAGAGTCGACATCACCCAGCGGATCTCAGGATCCCCCCAGGTGTGGCGATAGAGACCCACGTATTCGTCGAAGCTGACCACCTCGTCGGGTGGCCGCTTCTTGTTCGTGCGACGTCCGGTGAGCCGTTGGCGCGCATCGGGTGTGAGCTCATCGGCGTACACCTGGTCGCCGAGCAGGATCAACACATCGGGCCAGCGCTCGGATGGCTGGGTCGTCATCCGCTCCGCGTAGCAGTCCAGCGCGTCGCGGCCGAGCTTGGCGTCGATCCGGTCGTCACCGGTCTTGGGATAGCGGCAGGAGCCGAAGATCACCCGCAGCCGCTGCCCGGTCGCCGGCCCGCGCGTCCGGATGACACTGGGCGGGAACCGTGAATCCGGCTCCGGCCAGACCTGCTCGCCGTCGAGGTGCACCTGGTACTCGGTGGTGCTGTCGGGCGTGAGTCCCTGCACCGCCACCAGCGCGTAATGGTGGCCTTGTACCTCGAACGTGCGAGCTGTGGAACCCAATACGGTGACCTCGGCGGGTGCGTCGGTCTGCACCCACACCATCGCCGTGGTTTCTGCCACGTGGCGCAGGACGGGGCCGAGCAGGAGAGTCACCGAGACAGCCTATGGGCTGCCGCCGCGGGTTGGCCTCGATTCGGCGCTGCAGGCCCCCGGGTCAGGCTCCGATCGGTTGGCGGGCGACCTCGGAGACGAAGAGTTCGGCCGAGGCGATCCGCCGCGTCGCGCGGTGCAGCGTCACCGTCGCCAGCCTGCCGTCGGGCGAGTACCCAAGGTCGACCGGTAGCACGCCGGCCGCCGTCCCGATCCGCAGCGGTGCTCCCTGGTGCAGTTTCAGTCCGGATAGCACACCATCGCGCACCGTGGCGGCAGCAGCGACTGCGACGGCCGATGTCAGACCGATCGCGGGGTGCGGGGCGAGCATGGACAGCATCCGCACCGAGACGTCATAGGCGTCGGCGCCGATCAAGGCACCGGCAGTCGTGCGGTAATCCCGTGCTGCGCCGACGATCCCGACCTTGGGGATGGAGTTGCTCACCGGATCGCCGAACCGGCGCAGCCCCATCTGCAATGACGCGTTCTTGCGCAGTTCCATCAACAGGGTTGTCTGGTGGGCGAATTCGGCGTTGCTCTCGGTGCCGTCCAGTCCCAGATCTGAGGCGTCGAACAATGCCGCGGGGGCGCCGGTAGCGACCAGGGTCGCGCGGTACGTGCGATCACCGGCATCGACGGAGTCCACGGGACGGCCGGTCGGCAGAACCGGTGCCGCATCGAGACCGGTGAAGGAGAGTCCGACCGGCACGCCCAGCGCGGTGGTGCCCGGTACCGCGGCCGTGCCTTCGGTGGGCACCTTTCCACCCGGAGTGGAGATGGTCGCCGTCAGGACTGCGCCCGAGACCTGATGCCGCAACCGCACCGCGGTCACCTCGTCGTCGACCGGGACCAGCCCCGACTGCAGTGCGTAGAGCCCTATCGCGGTGGCGCAGTTCCCGCAGTTGCTGGCCCATTCGACCCTGCGGTCGGCGATGGCGATCTGGGCGAATTGGTAGTCGATGTCGATGTCGGGGTGGCTCGATCGGCGCACGATCGCCGCTTTGGATGTCGTCGAGCTACCGCCCCCGACGCCGTCGAGCTGGCGGGGGTCACCCGAGCCGAACGCGGACGTCAGCAGCGCGTCGAGCCCGCCTGCGCGATCGACGATCGGGTCGACATCGACGGCGTTGAACAGCCAGCACTTGCTGGTTCCGCCCCGCATCCATGTACCTCGTAGCACGAGCATGAGTGTCGGTACCTTTCCACGCTGGACGCTCATCGGCGGTTCTGGTCGGCGGTGACCGACGCTGGATGAGCAACCCTCCACCGTCGATTCTCGGCGGCGTCAGGGTGAAGGACAATCTCGGATAGTTGGATAGGGGTCGACTTTTACTTAAGGTGTCTGGGCTCTATCGGTCGGCTGCCGACCAAGCCGCTACCCGCAGCGTCAGGCGAAGCCGGGGACCAGGACCAACAGCAGCCAGCACAGCGCCGGGGCGACCGCGACCACGATGCCTGCGTTGAGCAGCAGCTGTCGGTAGAAGCGGGGCCGGTCGATGCCCTGGGCGTTGGCAAGGACCAGGGCGCCGTTGGTCGAAAACGGCGACACGTCGACGACGGTGGCAGCGATCGCCAACGCGGCCACGACGCCGACCACCGGAAGGGTGCCCATCTGCAGCAGCGGGAGCGCCAACGGGATGATCGCGGCCAACAATGCCGTCGACGAGGCGAACGCCGATGTCACGCCGATGACGTAGCAGAGCACCAGTGCCACCAGCAGCGGCGCACCCACCGTGATGGCCATCTGGGCCAGGTGATCGATGGTGCCGACCTCTTCGACGATCGATATATAGGTCACCATCCCGGCGACCAGCAGGACGGTCGGCCAGCTGATGCCGGCGATGGCCTCACTCTGCTTGGACAGGTCGGTGAACGCCAGCACCGCCCCTGCCGCGATCGCCACGAAGCTGATCGGCATGTGCAGCACGAGAACCAGCACCAGCACCGTGGCGATCAGAAACAGGGTCAGTTTCTGTACCCCGGTAACGGAGGGCTGGACCGCCGTGGCGGCCTCGGTACGTGCCGGACGGGTCAGAACTCCCACACCGCCGGCAGGCTCGCGTGCCGGTCCCGCCGCAGACCCGGCACCGCCGAGATCGTCCGGCGCCGTCGGCTGCGAACCGAGCGCGGTGTACTCGAGGTCGCGGACGCGGGACAAGGCGGCATACCCGACGATGGTGAGCACCGAGAGGAGCAGGTTGATGGCGTAGCTCGCGAAGAAGAGGAGCCAGGGGTTGACCGTCAGGCCGCTCTTCTCGACCAGGTCGACCACGAGTACGCCGGACACCGAGATCGGCGAAAAGGCCCCGGCATGCGCGCCGTTGATGGTCATGATGCCCATCACCAGCGGGCTCATCCTCGTGCGTGCTGCAAACGTCATGGCGGCCGGCACGATCAGCGCGACGGCGGCCGGACTGAAGGTGCCCAGCGCGGTCAGCACCGATGCGCAGAAGAAGAACACCCAGGGCACCACGGTCACACGTCCGCGAACTCCGCGGATACATGCGTTGACCAGCAGGTCGATGGTTCCGTTCTGCTTGGCCATCCCGAAGAAGTAGGTGACACCGATGATCGTCAGGACGATCGAGCTGGGGAACTCGGCGAGGATCTCTTTGTCGTCATAGCCGAGGAGGAAGGCTCCGACGGCGAATGCGCCGATGAAGCCCAGGATGCCGATATTGATCGGGCAGATCGTGGCGATGACGAACATCGCGACCAGCGCGATCAGCGGCAGTATCTCTACATAACTCATGGGCGTTCTCTCAGTTCCAGGCGCGGCGTCGTCGCCGTGGCGGCGCCGAACGTCTGCGGCGGCAGCTCGGTCGGTGAGGACCGCTCTGCGTCACATACGACGATTCTTCATTACCCAGATCACACTAGAAATGGAGTTCGTTCATCACAATCGATGATTACCGGACCCACTGGTAGAAAAACTTAAGGCGGAAAATCCTCAGTTCGGCCTGATGCGACGCACCGCGGGGGTCGTCTTGCCGTCGTGCTTGTAGGCGACCTCTTCGAATGTGTCGACCAGGGTGGCCTCGGCCGGGGTCAAACGGTGTTCGGACAGATGGGCCAGCAGGATCCGGCGTGATGGAGCGCCCCGCAGTGGGATGACCTTGACGTCCTCGCGGAGGTTGGACAGCGCCAATCGGGGCGCCATCGACACCCCGAGGTCGACGGCGACCATCGCCTGGGCCTCCTGGTAGTCGTTGGCGGCGAAGGCGACAGTGGGGGTGAAACCTGCGTTTTGGCAGGCCTTTTCGAGCGCGGCGCCGACCGGGTGATGATCCTCCCTGGTGATCCACTGCTCATCGGCGAGCTCGGCCATGTCCAGATACTCGCGATGGGCGAGGCGGTGGTTGACCGAGACCACCAGCGTCGGCGGATCCACCAACAGCTCGCGTACGACCAGTTCGCGATCGGTCACCGGCGCCCATTCGTAGTCCCACAGCAATGACAGTTCGACCTCGCCGTTGTCGAGCATGGCGCGCAGTGCCGCGAATCGGGAACTGCGCACCGTGAGCTTCACGGCCGGATGTCTGGCCTTGTACAGCTTGACAACCTGGGGTAGCAGACTCGATCCGACAGTGGGGAAGGTACCGAGGCGGACGGTCCCGGATCGCAGACCGGCGATCTCGTCGAGCTCGCTGCGGGCCGCCTGCAGTTGGGTTTCGATCCGCTCGGCACGCCGCGCCAGCGCCGCACCCGCTTCG
The sequence above is drawn from the Mycolicibacterium neoaurum VKM Ac-1815D genome and encodes:
- a CDS encoding sensor histidine kinase, whose protein sequence is MTDGDGADGGRARRAERRGEIPLRETLSQLRLRELLGEVQDRVEQIVESGNRVDGLVEAMLAVTSGLDLDVTLRTIVHTAIELMDARYGALGVRGRDDDGHDLIEFVYEGIDEDTRAMIGRLPQGRGVLGLLIDEPAPIRLDNITDHPASVGFPTNHPPMRSFLGVPVRIRDEVFGNLYLTEKNSGGPFSEDDEVLAQALAAAAGIAIDNARLYEQARARQSWIEATRDIATELLSGTDPAQAFRRIAELACSLTVADAAFIAVPVGDPDEATEMVITEVAGPTAADIDALPAIPLVDNIVGRTLLDRVPHRCDNLELASSVLPEPGPALIVPLGATSAVAGVLVAVRGAEARPFTVEQLDMAASFAGQAALAWQLAMTQRRMRELDVLADRDRIARDLHDHVIQRLFAVGLALQGTTARTQSDEVRQRLSSSVDDLQEVIQEIRTAIFDLHGAHADSTRLRQRLQDAVDQFGSDTMRIRVQFVGPLSVVDAELAEHAEAVVREAVSNAVRHSGATELTVVVRVDDDLSITVTDDGRGIATDAVTESGLGNLRHRAEEMTGSFDIGVGPQGGTVLRWSAPLP
- a CDS encoding GatB/YqeY domain-containing protein is translated as MVDDTHAATALRDAMRADLSTAMKARAAETVAALRAGLAAIDNAEAVDIPDRTGALIPPGPESVIAGATTGLGSSEVSRRDLSSADVRAVISDLMAEYVTEADRYGALNRPEAAEQLRRQAAALSKYVGA
- a CDS encoding nitronate monooxygenase, with protein sequence MTMTARTKAARDPLGLDIPLVAAPMAGGATTAAMVIAAAEAGGLGFLAAGYKTPQVLLAEIAAVRKASIPFGVNIFAPNPVPIDAVSYRQYAYLVQQVADRFELELPRDPIEDDDAFGAKIDLLLTDPVPVVSFTFGLPGGDVIARLQKVGTIVVQTVTNSVEATAAAAAGADLVVAQAGAAGGHSGTFTPDRPPAGIAVTDLVAEVSAAVDIPVIAAGGLASAEEVSQVLGAGAVAAAVGTALLRADESAASPTHKAALLDPVCKDTVLTRAFTGRPARGLRNAFIDRFEADAPLGYPAIHHLTSALRKAAAAAGVDDLVHLWAGTGYRRVRDESTATILAGLARNG
- a CDS encoding cutinase family protein, whose amino-acid sequence is MLARTVAASGLALAALPVLIPTAASQPQPCPDIGVVFARGTAEPPGVGGVGQRFVDSLRAQAFPRTVGVHAVNYPASNNFTGGALFTQNVVDGVRDETDHVRGVTSVCPNTRMVLGGYSQGAVVTALSTSGVVPAGVAGPPPLPNDVIDNVAAVVLFGMPSGWSAVKYGTPVIDVGPAYTAKALELCAPGDTVCAGSPPSGSSAPHQQYAVNGMADQAAAFTVGKLAVPA
- a CDS encoding alkaline phosphatase D family protein, whose translation is MTLLLGPVLRHVAETTAMVWVQTDAPAEVTVLGSTARTFEVQGHHYALVAVQGLTPDSTTEYQVHLDGEQVWPEPDSRFPPSVIRTRGPATGQRLRVIFGSCRYPKTGDDRIDAKLGRDALDCYAERMTTQPSERWPDVLILLGDQVYADELTPDARQRLTGRRTNKKRPPDEVVSFDEYVGLYRHTWGDPEIRWVMSTLPTAMIFDDHDIRDDWNTSAAWRVAVNKKPWWRDRIRAGLASYWVYQHIGNLSPQQLDEDVDYQQILSAGGDRWPLLADLADRADREVDGEKGLRFSFRWDLGRSRLLMVDSRNARILDDGSRKMLGDREFGWVQRHVDDDLESLDHLILATSLPWLLPPAIGDMQTVNEIAADRSGIRGVMAEKIRQAADFEHWPAFSTSFLRFSELIEAAAGHAPRGPATVSVLSGDVHHSYAARARFGGRPDVPDDSDESDDHEARVHQLVCSPVHNYVPFYVKPVFRLGWSSWVARRARRWARRHGAPDLPMSWRNLSGPLFGNTIATLEITERHAGVVFEQPDDEGGLSAVSSIGLTD
- a CDS encoding PrpF domain-containing protein — its product is MRGGTSKCWLFNAVDVDPIVDRAGGLDALLTSAFGSGDPRQLDGVGGGSSTTSKAAIVRRSSHPDIDIDYQFAQIAIADRRVEWASNCGNCATAIGLYALQSGLVPVDDEVTAVRLRHQVSGAVLTATISTPGGKVPTEGTAAVPGTTALGVPVGLSFTGLDAAPVLPTGRPVDSVDAGDRTYRATLVATGAPAALFDASDLGLDGTESNAEFAHQTTLLMELRKNASLQMGLRRFGDPVSNSIPKVGIVGAARDYRTTAGALIGADAYDVSVRMLSMLAPHPAIGLTSAVAVAAAATVRDGVLSGLKLHQGAPLRIGTAAGVLPVDLGYSPDGRLATVTLHRATRRIASAELFVSEVARQPIGA
- a CDS encoding SLC13 family permease — encoded protein: MSYVEILPLIALVAMFVIATICPINIGILGFIGAFAVGAFLLGYDDKEILAEFPSSIVLTIIGVTYFFGMAKQNGTIDLLVNACIRGVRGRVTVVPWVFFFCASVLTALGTFSPAAVALIVPAAMTFAARTRMSPLVMGIMTINGAHAGAFSPISVSGVLVVDLVEKSGLTVNPWLLFFASYAINLLLSVLTIVGYAALSRVRDLEYTALGSQPTAPDDLGGAGSAAGPAREPAGGVGVLTRPARTEAATAVQPSVTGVQKLTLFLIATVLVLVLVLHMPISFVAIAAGAVLAFTDLSKQSEAIAGISWPTVLLVAGMVTYISIVEEVGTIDHLAQMAITVGAPLLVALVLCYVIGVTSAFASSTALLAAIIPLALPLLQMGTLPVVGVVAALAIAATVVDVSPFSTNGALVLANAQGIDRPRFYRQLLLNAGIVVAVAPALCWLLLVLVPGFA
- a CDS encoding LysR family transcriptional regulator, producing the protein MLDPRRLLLLVDVVRAGSLTAAANRLSYTTSAISQQIAKLEAEAGQPLLERHARGVRLTEAGAALARRAERIETQLQAARSELDEIAGLRSGTVRLGTFPTVGSSLLPQVVKLYKARHPAVKLTVRSSRFAALRAMLDNGEVELSLLWDYEWAPVTDRELVVRELLVDPPTLVVSVNHRLAHREYLDMAELADEQWITREDHHPVGAALEKACQNAGFTPTVAFAANDYQEAQAMVAVDLGVSMAPRLALSNLREDVKVIPLRGAPSRRILLAHLSEHRLTPAEATLVDTFEEVAYKHDGKTTPAVRRIRPN